GTTGCCCAGAGTTGTTCTGGAAGCGTTTCCCAGGGACTTGATTATGAAGAAGAAACTGAGGGATAAAGCAATTGAGCTTATATTGGCAGAGTGCAAGTAAGATCCCGGTTCTTATACTTCTATATTCTTCCTCTTTAATTCTAGTGATCTTTATAAGAGAATTGATTTGTTGATTAGATTTCAGAATGATATACCTGGCTTTTAGCAATAGCTCATCTTTTGTTCTTCAACTCTCATCATTGTTCAGTTATCGTATGTAGTTTTACAATATTAGAAGTGATGTTAATccaattgaataatttttcatgaAGCATCTGAAGAAGCTTGTACTGCAGATATGATGGAACCCACAATTCATTATGCGTTGCCATTATGTCGATACATCCTAATTTAGGTTATATTAAATTATCCATTTTACACTGTCCcgatttatatttcttttaaaaatgtgtcaggaattcaaaaaaatatccGAATTACTATTGAGTGAAAAGTGATACTTGTGTTAATTCTAATATAAATCTAACCTGTTCAACTGGCAATAGCATTCTTATAGTAGCATGTATAAGACCTAGTATTTCAACAATCATGGATGGACAGAATTAGCTCATCTGCATGTGGGGATCCTGTAGAATAAACGATCTCATTAGTCTTATCTTTTGACTGGGTTGACAGAATGAGTTTTGCTGTTTTCCGCCCTGAATTTTGTGTTGTTTCTTTCCTTGATGAAACAGGGAAATGGAATATGATGGTATTGTACTAGAGTCTTGGTCCAGGTGGGCAGCTTATGGTATCTTGCACGATCCAGATATGCGGAATATGGtaaataattactttaataacAACTTTATAATGCTTCCTTGTTTAAAAACTTGTAGGGTTtggatgaatttatttttaacaagtgGTTAGCTGGAGAATTCCATCAACCTAGCCTGGTTCTTGCTGATCTGTGTAACTGacttcttctttctttgaaaaCTTAGGCTTTGGACTTTATAAAACAACTTGGACATGCATTGCACTCAATGAACACGGAGAGGAACAGTGAGCAACATTTGCAGTTGGTATATGTCATAGGTCCACCACATTCAGAGAAGCTTCAAGCACACGATTTTGGCCCAGAAGATCTTCAAAGCTTGAGTGATGCTGTAGATGGTTTCTCACTAATGACTTATGACTTCTCAAGTCCTCATAATCCCGGTCCCAATGCACCACTAAAGTGGATACGTTCCGTCCTGCAGTTACTCCTTGGTAGCCCTAGGAATGGTGTGCAGAGCTTAGCTCGGAAGATATTTCTTGGTATCAATTTCTATGGAAATGATTTCACCCTTACAGGAGgtatttcttccttttattcCCATTGTGTAACTATAATCCGATTGTTGGTTATTGTTATTAGAGTAGGCAAATAGATTGTGTATCTTATTGATGATTCATCTCTCCCTAGTCCAACTCCCAGTAGAGTGATATGCTGCAGATTCAAGTCCTTATGGGCCAAAGTCAATCAGTCTGGAGGAGCATGAACAGGGATGCAACTTGTTGCTCTATTTCTTGTGACATTTTCACCTAATTATTATGTGTCCTCGGGGTGTGTTTGACATTTTCACCTAGTCAATGATCCAATATATGACCAATAGCTGGGAGGATTTGAAACTTGGCAACAAAAAGTTGACACAAACCACTGAGAGGCTTTTTATAAGCAAAATTTCCCTTCTTGTCATTATGTgtcacaaatttttttaatggatcTGGTCTGGAACTGTAACACCAGTACCTGATTAAGCTTTttgattattagtttttttttttaaatgggcTTTGATTCATAAAACCAAATTGCAGGATCAGGTGGTGGAGCTATCACTGGAAGGGAGTACCTCCATTTATTGGAAAAGTACAGGCCTGTTATGCAGTGGGAAAAAAACATCGGGGAGCACTTCTTCCTCTACTCTGATGAGAACAATGAAAAGCATGCAGTGTTCTACCCATCATTGATGTCAATATCTATGCGGCTAGAGGAAGCTCATTTATGGGGAACTGGCCTCTCCATCTGGGAAATAGGGCAGGGTTTGGATTACTTTTTTGATATTCTGTAGTCAACActaaaatttttactatttctttCTACAATGTAACATAATTTGGTTCTAGGGACTGTTTGTTAATCTTCGTTGGCAGATCCTTACTGAACATGTAAAGATCTTGCCGTTGCAAGCAACCTTCCCTCAAAATGCTATTTCTTCTAGACAGTCTCAGCACTGGCATTTATCTTCACAAGCCAAAACTCgcctctaatttcttcaaaattttctaataaatttaaaggtaatttcaacttatttttttaactagaaAATCTTAACCCTTGTTATGTTTATACTACTGTTCAGTACATGTACTAagagtttctaaaattttcttcagACGTTTCTTAGCCACACAATCACATGGAACTATCAAAAGTCACCAAACTATCTAAAAACATGATCATCTCAATTGCCACGTGTCATTTCTTGAGTGGCAAAAATCTCATATCTCATGCCAGATCAGCGCCTCTCCCCACTCAAAGTAAGCCGGCCAAATTGCACCCTTTGAAGCCAAGGCTTGTCATTCTGAAATAAACACAAATTCCTTCTGTATAACATGGTTGTTCAAGCTTGTCCATCGATTCTTTAAGAGCCAGGAAGAATCTGTCTCACTAAGTTATGCCATGGAGGCCCTCAATGCTGCAAGCTTGACCCCTATTTCAGTTCTTTGTGAAAGAAGAACAGAGCCCAGGAAAATCCAGTCTCTATCCACAACTTCTTTATCCAGACTCTCAACTTCTCGAGAGTCTTTAAAAAGGAGCGTTCATGGTGGTTTAGTGCTAGTATCTTCAGTTATTGGTACTGGTTTAGCTAAAGCTTTAACATATGAAGGAGCACTGCAGCAGTCAACAAGTTCTTCCACATCTGATGGTGATGTAAGTGGAATTCTTGATACTGTTATTAGTTTTGGAACTGAGAATCCTGCAATTGTAGCTGGTGGCGTTACCATTTTGGCAGTTCCATTGATTTTGTCTCTGGTTCTAAACAAGCCTAAACCATGGGGTGTTGAATCTGCCAAAAATGCTTATGCAAAGTTAGGTGAAGATGGGAGTGCCCAGTTGCTGGATATAAGACCTCCAGTGGATTTTAGGCAAGTGGGTAGTCCTGATGTCCGAGGTTTGGGTAAGAAGCCTGTGTCAATTGCTTACAAAGGTGAAGATAAGCCAGGGTTCTTGAAGAAGCTGTCTTTGAAGTTCAAGGAACCAGAAaatactacattgtttattctAGACAAGTAAGTGGACGATGTTTATCTCCTTAAACTTCAGATAATGCATACTTAAATGGTTGAGTTGTACTGCATATATGATTGCATACATATAAACTGGTATAAAAccatacaaatttaaaataagttggAAAGGTAAAAACAAAGGATGAGATAATCACTTAATAAAGTCGAAACCTATTGTATAAAGAATTTGTGCAAGTTGGATCGATCAATATGCAAAGCCCCGATTCATGAGACTAACGAAAACACTACTCCACAATCTGTTCTTGTGGTAGAGtgtatttagaaattatgaGCTATCCTGCGGCTTAAAGACTACTAAACAACTTTTGGTGACCCTTAAACTATTTTTCTCGAACAATATAAGCTTGAAGTAACTTTTTAGGGGCTGCATCACATTGTTGGGAACTATGATAGATGTTTAATCTAGTCTAGACTTAATGTTATGCACTCCTTTGGTTAGAAAAAGAGTCGTATTCATCTGGTGGCAGTATGAGGTGACAGGATTTAATTGAGTAGCAAAGGATATTATTGTCCTCTGCATTGAATGGCTTGTATTTGGTGCACACATTATCTTTTATACATCTCttcattttatgcattgtgAAAATGAACATACATGAAGTTAATGTTGTAAAATTTGTGATGGAAGCCAGATTTGATGGGAACTCCGGACTGGTTGCAGAGTTAGTCACTGTAAATGGATTCAAAGCTGCATATGCCATAAAGGATGGAGCAGAAGGACCGCGAGGATGGATGGTATGTGCTGTTCATGCACTGCTATTTTTGTTTAGTCATGGCAGTAAAAGCCTTGATTAGAAGCTCTGAGATGTTTTCACATTTTGCAGAATAGTGGTCTTCCTTGGATGCCAGCAAGGAAAGCATTGAGTCTTGATCTCAGCAGTTTGACAGAGTCTATTGATGGTATCTTTGGAGTATGTATTGAAGCTCATCTACCTAATTACCCACTGATATTTTAGTTCTTGTAAAACAGTGTAGAAAACTATCTTTTCCATGCAACCCTTTTAaagttttctttcatttcttcaaTGCTAAAAGCtaatttataatcttttaaactTCAAACTGTTACGCTTGATGTCCAGGAGGCTTCTGATGGTTTGCCTGTCACCCTCGGGATTGCAGCAGCAACTGGATTAGGTTTATTAGCATTTACAGAGGTTTGGTTTTTGAGCCCTTTTCCTATCATTTTTTCTgtcttctttcttgtttttgtttcagtGAAGATCAGTTTTGATGTGGGAATAACATTGGATTCTGCTGTTTATTCCCCAGGTAGAAACAATACTTCAACTGTTAGGCTCAGCTGCTATTGTTCAATTTGTTGGCAAAAAACTCCTGTTTGCAGAAGTAGGCCATACATacctttctattttaatttctcttgcAACTTTTAGACACAACTTATTTATGTGGCCATGAATGAAAATAATCATCATATTGGCTGCCAACAGCAACAAGTCACTTGACCTGGCTATAGTGGGATACTTGTCTATTCAGTACTGCATTTCCTAGAAAATTACTTAGAAATTCTAGCTCTTTTTACATACCAAATATTGAGGTTTGAGTTAATTTATCTTGCATTGGATTTCATGTCAGGATCGGAAAGAAACACTAAAACAAGTCGATGAATTTCTGAACACCAAGGTTGCTCCTAAAGAGCTTGTCGATGAGATAAAGGTATTTTGtgtaaaatatttgtaattgatTTTCCTTTTACAAATCTCTTAAGCCAAAACTATTGTCTTAAGCCAAAGCTACTGATTTTCTTCCAATAAACACTAAACTATTACTCGGGAAAATTAGGAAATTGGGAGAGCACTTCTACCAACACCAGTGAGTGGCAGCAAGGCTCTTCCTGCACCAGCTGAGGCAAACTCGGCACCTGCTTCTGTAGAAAGTAACGAACAGAAAGCAGAAGCAGCTGTTGAACCAGGTCCCCAAATAAATTCAGTACCGAAAACAGAGGTTAAAGCGGAATCACTTCTCGGAGTTCCAAGACCACTTTCTCCATATCCATCAGTAATACCTACTTAGTTTACTCTTGATCTTTTTCCTTGTGTGTGTTGGTCTATGTGCTTTAGATTTTAAAGGCCATGACTTGCTTTCACCAGACTGATTTAATTCTTTTACTCCTTCCACTCAAGAAATGCTTATCTACTGTATGATCATTTTCTTTGTGCAGTATCCAGATTTCAAGCCTCCAACATCTCCTACCCCATCACAGCCCTAGAGTGCAAACTGTATACAGAGTCTCCAAGTAATTTCTACAACAGGAAACTGTTTCAGACGGGAGTATTAAAACTATGGTGTGAGTTGTGCAGTCTTTTCTATTGTCACACGAAATATTTAGGCTTACATGATGACTTGGAAGGAAGAAATATGATAATGTCATGAAATGGATGATTCATAGTTTGCAGACAGTCTTCTCCTGTTGTGTTTCTTCTGCtacttcatttcattttcataattatCGGATTCATGTAGATGCCCTTCATAATAAACTGTCTCTCAAGTCTCCGAGACAGCTCTAAAGCTCTATAcgcatacataattttattgatatattaaacaataacaatgttatataatttaattttaattactcaatTAAACATTTAGATGGTCATACGataatgtatatttaattaagtaaataatatgaataatttatatattgatgtaGATGTTTATTAACTCACAAAATCTCCAAATTATACTGTGCCCCTAATTTATTTCCACAAAACAATCCTAAACAAATTATATCTAGAATAAACAAACCCCAAAATaaattctttgttttattttttattgtagaGCTTTCTTAAGTTTAAATCTTGCAATTCCTTTGTTATTTGGACTAAGCAAGGACGGtggccaaataaaaaaaaaaaaaaagaactttgaatttcaataatattattattctaattaaaaaattaaaatgaaaaacacatttaaaaaatgaaaaaaagtaagGCTTAACATCAATATgcatcaatttaattaaaataattccaaACATGAAAGGCTTAATgtatatttagaaattaaacCCGTTTTCAACGtgtttaataaacaataaagtttgatcaactaaaaattattcgcttaaatgaaaaattatcccTATTGCCATTCTTTAATTAATACAAAGAAATTtaccatataatttttatgggCAATAAAATTAGctcttttttggttaaaatatcagaaatatatttaaaaaaaatcaaaattcgattacttaaaaataaaaaaataaaaataaaaaagaaaaaaacgtACCCCTGTctaaaaagagtaatattatgtatattcatttttggtacataattcatgtatataatgacgtgtcatcatgtaattaggtgattttaaaacatgtgtcacaTAATAACACCtaatctgtatatataaattatgtataaaaaatagatacatatagttttattgctctAAAAATAATGTAACAGCGAGTCAGTGACCCACTGTACTAGCCGTTTTCAGTCAATTCCCGGCCTGCATCGCTACATATACTAAAAACGGAAGCCCGATTCAAATTAAAACCGAAGCGGGaaacaattttaacttttgCTTCTTAATCGATTTGGTTTCTCTTCACTCAATCAAACTTGCTCTCGTCTCGTCTCCAATAGTTGTTCGATCGATGGCGAGAACCAAACACGCGGCTGCTAAGAGCAGAAATCGAAGACAATCTGGTCAGATATCTTCCTCTAAATCACTCATTCCTTAGTATACAAAGATAATTTACATtgataatcatatatattagggaattgattttcattcttttAGTAAACCCTAACTTTATCATTCTAATATTATAGGTGCTAAAGTGACTTCACCGGCTTCTGCTTCACCCTCTACCCCTTCGGTAATATTCTCTCTCGTTGTATTCGTTTGTTCTGTTTGGTTGCCGATTAAATGTTGGAAATgaaatttaatgatatttttcaaacctcataTTGTTGGCTTTTCCTCCTTTTGGCttccctctttctcttttctttaattGTAAACTTCAATTTAGTAAGCTGAAAGGTCATGCCTAACTTTGTTGCCCTAGGAAaccagattttttttctttactccAATTATGTTCTAATTGCTTTTCCTACTGTTCTCTGCTGCATAGtataaaattttctgttttcttttcaGCTTTGTAGTTTGATCCTTTTGTGTTGATTTGGATACtgagaaaatgaaggaaaagttATTTccataaaagtaaaattacccAACTAATTAACTTAAAGTTATAGGATGAGGATTATATAGAAGTACATTGTAATTATAGacctttaatgtttttttttcctttctggtTTTTTCTTTGCAATAATATATTACGTGATGGAATCTCCTGTAATACATTGTTGccatttgtattttgtttttgtttttggttagAAAATGAAGTCATCAGGTGCAAGCACAAGCAGAAGGAAAACAGATGCTCCACAAAGTGAGTGTCTCCCAATTAAACTAATTTCCATACATCGTGAACTGAATTCGTGTCTATGATGATAATGACGTGAAGTTTCttttgataaaactatatatatatatatatatatatatatatatatatataaaggtcaAGCTACAACAAGGAAGGCTCATCGCTACAGGCCAGGAGCAAAGGCTCTCCGTGAGATTAGGATGTTTCAGAAGTCTACAAAACTTCTTATTCCAGCGGCTAGCTTCATAAGAGAAGtgagctctctctctctctgtatgAATATATCTATGTTTGTCTCTCTTTTCTGAGAATTGGTTTAGAGTGTATCACTGATGTGGTGCTCAATGAATTTGTTGCTGGATTCTGCGGCATATGTGAAAAGTTGCAATTATTAGTCCAGTGATTCATTGAAATTGGATGTCTTCTCTGGCTCAAATCACacatttgaaattcaaatgtTCCCTGTTGGAAGGTTGTGCTAATTTGacttctaatataatattagtttGAAACAGTGACTGTAGTTTGATGGATGTGCAACTAATGTCCTCATTAGAAGGATTCATAATTGGCTTCTGTATAAGTTTTATAATCATCTGAAAATGTTTGTAAGGCTTTATCTTTTAACATTCACCTTGAAGTTCTGTACCTTGTTTTCTCTGTTATCACACTGATTTACTGGTTCtcataaaacttaataaaaccATTAACttgtttatcatttatttatctgATGAGGTTTAGGATATTGTAGCAGTGCAATTTAAGTTTCCAATGGTTCTGATTTCTTTCCTGGCACTTAATCCATAATTGTTTCCTGAAGTTAGTTCTCCATCCCCCTTATTTCTACACATtcacattatatttttctcaacCTTATGACCTACAGTCTAATCCTAATCAACTTTCATATCACAAGGATAgcatctttcttttcttgtttgaaaattttgtgtgGTGTTTACATTCATATAGAAATGCACTTTTGAATAGGAGAATGTCAGGTTGCTATTCTTAGAGGATTTGCATTGGATTGTTTATTCAAGGAAAAAGATTTGTTTCACTGATGGAataaatgaactttttttttctaactctTTTTAACCActgaaatcattttttcattaCTGCATAACTTTCTCGATTAGGACAAAGCAGTAAAGTAAGTTGGCATTGATGAAGGGACATTTCTAATTTTAACCATCATCATCTCCTGTAGAGTAGTACCTTTGACCTAATTACCCTGTCTGTGCACACTGATTTAGAAAATTCACACATAAGCAACTTTTGAATTACACATTTTGAAAGCTGTTTATCTCAATGTTCCTCTGTTTTAGGTATTGATTATTTACTGATATGGTGATGCTCCTCTGTTGaggtttgaatcaaatcatgcTAACAATTCTTGTCATTTGTGCTAGGTAAGAGCTATCACTTACCGTATTGCCCCCCCAGATGTCAATCGTTGGACACCTGAAGCTTTAATTGCAATTCAGGAGGTACTATgataaagtaaaaagaaaaaattaagtttgcTCAGTTGTAAAATTTTTGCAATCACTGATAGTTCATAATATCAGTTtccacattttaatttttgttgaagTAATGGATAATTCAATTGCTGTGTCTGTTACAATTGTTTTTAGTGTGCTCAGCTATAAATAATTGTTTCTACATTCGTAGGCAGCAGAAGATTTTCTGGTTCATTTGTTTGAAGATGCAATGCTCTGTGCATTCCATGCAAAGCGTGTTACGCTGAGTAAGTTAGTTGACATTTGTTCTCCTAATAACTCTTTAAACCATcgtttatttttaatcttttctatTGATTGTCATGAATGAATGCCCAAGTAATATACATGTTTGGCCATTAAGATGAAAATAGTTTTTATCTTCTATATATTTTGTGTATGACTTCATTTTCTCCAGGGGTTCTCAGTGGATCAAAAAGGGCATTAATGATATTCATGTGTGtcaaattatatgttatgtatatatttttgcatAGAATTGATTGTCTGGCTGCTTAAATTTGTGATACTGACTGGCCAACTTGATGTACCCTCTTTGAACAGGGATAACGGCTACTTATTTCTTAAATTCTGCCCTAAACTTGGCCCTGCCTCTGGGGATTTATAGCctgatacatatttttattaatctaataGACTAATGCAGACTTGCCCTATTCAGTTCAAGATTGAAAAGGCCTAAAACAATCATTGTAAAACAATTAAGTATAGGATATTAGTTAGATGGCAATTCTAGGCTGTTGCTTCTCTGAGTAGAACAAGTTCTAAATCTTCTTAGGCATGAATTATCAAATAATGCTTAATGATCCATTGATGATTTTCTACATGGACAAATTGTGCTGACCAATCATTTAGTTATATAGTGTATGCATCAATTATGTCATTCGTTTGGAATGTCTCAAATGTTTTGTCTATTTCAAAGTTTTTCATGATTGCTTAAGAGGCTCCAGGAATATATCAATAACAAAGTAGTTTGCTTGCTTTTCTGTGTCTAGTGAAAAAGGATTTTGAATTGGCCCGCCGGCTTGGGGGTAAGGGGCAACCTTGGTGAAATAATGCACCATTTACCGGCACCATCATCACTGATTTGTACTGTCGAGGAAAATGGAGTTTGTAGCTATTCTTTGACAGCAGTAAGCATCTAACTGAATTTGGAGATTACAAAGTAGGAACTAGGAAACAATATTTAACCTCATTGTACCATAAGTGTTGTAGCTCCAAGGAGTACACATCTAGCTTGAAGAAGTTTGCTATCTGTTAATTAATCTACTGGTGAAGCTGAATCCCCAATCAGAAGCTCTGGTAGCAGTCATTCATGTGGGTTGATATGGCCTGGCAGTCTCTGATTTATGCTGTCAACAAATCTTACAGGTGGGGTTGGACTTAGGGTTATATCTGTAAATTCATAGCTTTGGATAAAAAAGTACGGGATGAAGTCTGCCAGAGATCAGCAAGATGCTCATCCTGCTATTATCTAAACTTGTAGCTAAGCATAACTGTAAACGAAGCAGTGTttctaatttgatgatttgGAGCATATGGCATCTTCCCAGAAACAATTCCAGTACACAGTTTTAACGTTTTGGCTCAAAACTTCACTGCATCTTGTTCATGACAAAGATTGTCAATTAACACACACTTGTAAATATCATTTACAGAGACTCTAT
This sequence is a window from Mangifera indica cultivar Alphonso chromosome 5, CATAS_Mindica_2.1, whole genome shotgun sequence. Protein-coding genes within it:
- the LOC123216514 gene encoding chitinase domain-containing protein 1-like, whose protein sequence is MAKRRERRVAQSSDRRKSRVESSNRLDQFDSATDGKLITIFVVFFILIPAVSISLYYFKYAPLSKPAISHVHQRGLIKTDVNYQEILTDNSKVSENVSYRHYTYPVLAYITPWNSKGYEIAKKFNSKFTHLSPVWYDIKSQGTTLIIEGRHNADKGWISELRMKGHALVLPRVVLEAFPRDLIMKKKLRDKAIELILAECKEMEYDGIVLESWSRWAAYGILHDPDMRNMALDFIKQLGHALHSMNTERNSEQHLQLVYVIGPPHSEKLQAHDFGPEDLQSLSDAVDGFSLMTYDFSSPHNPGPNAPLKWIRSVLQLLLGSPRNGVQSLARKIFLGINFYGNDFTLTGGSGGGAITGREYLHLLEKYRPVMQWEKNIGEHFFLYSDENNEKHAVFYPSLMSISMRLEEAHLWGTGLSIWEIGQGLDYFFDIL
- the LOC123216512 gene encoding rhodanese-like domain-containing protein 4, chloroplastic isoform X2, with amino-acid sequence MEALNAASLTPISVLCERRTEPRKIQSLSTTSLSRLSTSRESLKRSVHGGLVLVSSVIGTGLAKALTYEGALQQSTSSSTSDGDVSGILDTVISFGTENPAIVAGGVTILAVPLILSLVLNKPKPWGVESAKNAYAKLGEDGSAQLLDIRPPVDFRQVGSPDVRGLGKKPVSIAYKGEDKPGFLKKLSLKFKEPENTTLFILDKFDGNSGLVAELVTVNGFKAAYAIKDGAEGPRGWMNSGLPWMPARKALSLDLSSLTESIDGIFGEASDGLPVTLGIAAATGLGLLAFTEVETILQLLGSAAIVQFVGKKLLFAEDRKETLKQVDEFLNTKVAPKELVDEIKEIGRALLPTPVSGSKALPAPAEANSAPASVESNEQKAEAAVEPGPQINSVPKTEVKAESLLGVPRPLSPYPSYPDFKPPTSPTPSQP
- the LOC123216512 gene encoding rhodanese-like domain-containing protein 4, chloroplastic isoform X1, encoding MEALNAASLTPISVLCERRTEPRKIQSLSTTSLSRLSTSRESLKRSVHGGLVLVSSVIGTGLAKALTYEGALQQSTSSSTSDGDVSGILDTVISFGTENPAIVAGGVTILAVPLILSLVLNKPKPWGVESAKNAYAKLGEDGSAQLLDIRPPVDFRQVGSPDVRGLGKKPVSIAYKGEDKPGFLKKLSLKFKEPENTTLFILDKFDGNSGLVAELVTVNGFKAAYAIKDGAEGPRGWMNSGLPWMPARKALSLDLSSLTESIDGIFGEASDGLPVTLGIAAATGLGLLAFTEVETILQLLGSAAIVQFVGKKLLFAEDRKETLKQVDEFLNTKVAPKELVDEIKEIGRALLPTPVSGSKALPAPAEANSAPASVESNEQKAEAAVEPGPQINSVPKTEVKAESLLGVPRPLSPYPSVIPTYIQISSLQHLLPHHSPRVQTVYRVSK
- the LOC123216226 gene encoding histone H3-like centromeric protein HTR12, producing the protein MARTKHAAAKSRNRRQSGAKVTSPASASPSTPSKMKSSGASTSRRKTDAPQSQATTRKAHRYRPGAKALREIRMFQKSTKLLIPAASFIREVRAITYRIAPPDVNRWTPEALIAIQEAAEDFLVHLFEDAMLCAFHAKRVTLMKKDFELARRLGGKGQPW